In the genome of Panthera uncia isolate 11264 chromosome X, Puncia_PCG_1.0, whole genome shotgun sequence, the window aaacaagaaggaaagaaagaaggaagacttaagaaataaaagccaaTGAGCTCTGTCAATAACCAAGGCTTGAATTAAGTCTCTAGATAAGAATGAAGTATTTGTGTATTTCTCATTGCCCACTCTCCGAAACCATTAAAGATAGGTACACTGtgagggcttaaaaaaaaaaaaaaaaaaaccactgaacattctgtgagggagggaggataaaatgaaatagaaacaagtaAAATACTCCACAGGGGCAAGCAACAGCTTGTCAAAAGGAAACAGAACACACGGCAATGAAAAGGAACCGATTTTACAtgaccaacaaaaaaaaaagagaaaaatgacatcaCATTTTTCACAAGGACACGATTTTAATAGTGACTTATATTAAGATGCAATGTCtgctaaattataaaaattgctttaaaaatatattgacttAATTAtactcatttcctttcctttatgtactgacattttcaaatactgcatattgaaataaattcaaaacatgaTCATTACAACATGTGGCAAATAACTTCATATCTGCCTAACattattctcaaattttaaacTAATGCTTAAAGCATTAAACTTTATTGACGAAAATACTACATTCACATATTTCATAAAACCAGAGCTAGAAGGGCCTTGGAAAGTAATCACACTTGCATGAAATGCTGACAAATAATTTACACATCATTTCTATACAGCATTCTGTTCACACCATGTATAACCTTGACATTACCAATTATAGTTGTGGATACACTAATGTTGAACTTacaattttaatacttaaaaatcatTGTTCCTGTCCAtcacggatgaatggataaacaaaatgtggtacacattcatacaatggagtattattcagttataaaaagaaatgaagttctgatacatgctacaacatgaatgaatcttgaaaacatgatgctaagtaaaagaagccagacacaaaaggccacacattgcatgattccatttttatgaaatgtccaaaacaggcaaatccatacagacagaaagtacattagttgtttccaggggctggggggaggggagaaccaACCGGGAGCGACTACTAACGGGTATGGGGcctcttttgggggtgatggaaatgttccagaaTTAGTGGCGATGGCTACAACAtagtgaatatgctaaaaaccatcttaaaatggcaaattttaggtcatataaattttatctcaatttttcaaattgaaaaaaaaaagtgttgcaaTAAAGAGATTATCATGGTATCGGGATGGCCATAACTAGAATAAGAAATGAGGGTCTCAGTCATGATGATGTCACAGTAGGAGAATTACTGGGCAAGGGAACTTTTGCTGACGTATATTTAAGGGCACATTAAAGGATAAAACTGCTGTTGCCATTAAAACATGTAAAGATGATCTTTCCTgggaactgaaattaaaatttttacaagaTGCCAAAATCCTCAAGCAATATAATCATCCTGATATTGTCAAACCTATAGGAGTTTGCACACAAATACAGCCTATCTATGTCATTAAGGAATTGGTTCCAGGAGGCGACTTCCTCTCCCTTCTGAGAAAGAAGGATGAACTAAAACAGTTAGTGAAATTTTCATTAGATGCTGCTTCTGGATGGCGAATTTCGAGTAAAAATTGTATACACAGGGACCTTGCTGCAAGAAACTGCCTGGAGGTGAAAATAATGTTCTGAAAATCAGTGACTTTGGAATGTCTCGTCAAGAGGATGGTGGTGTGTATTCATCTTCTGACTTAAAGCAGATTCCCATTAAATGGACAGCACCAGAAGCTCTTAATTATGGGAGATATCGTTCTGAGAGTGACGCATGGAGCTTTGGCATCCTCCTCTGGGAGACCTTCAGCTTAGGGGTCTGTCCATACCCTGGAATGACAAATCAGCAAGCACAAGAGCAAGTGGAAAGAAGATACTGGATGTCAGTCTCTCAGCAATGTCCAGAGCGTATTTATAAAACAATGCTGAAGTGCTGGGATTACAAACTTGAAAACCACCCCAAGTTCAGTGAACTTCAGAAAGAACTGCCATCAAGAAGAAAGTCGTATAGTGATGAAACAGTGCCAGACTCAGCCTTTAGGACTCTATCTTCCGGCAgagtaatattttcttcttattaccCATGCGTTTATACCACATTACCCAGAACATTCtcctaagattatttttttatttactattttttttaaacatgtgccACTTTAACAATTGTAAACAAGAAAGCACAGACTCCAAATGCAAGAGATAACACAGATCTTTTTCACACTTAGGACTGTGGAGGTTTCTCACAGAGTTTCTACTTCGGGCTTTGGTCCGGTCGTCTGTCCTCCACCCTACACATCTCTGCTCTATCGGTGCTACAAACTGCACTGGTAATACCACGTTTGCAGAAAGACAAGATTACATCTGTAAACATTACTTTCTACTGGGTATCATCTGGACAGGACAtcctgaggtttttttctttcctccctccaacACCCCCATTAATAGGCCCTGATGTATTAGTAAGGTTGCAATCTCCCTGATGCTCCAGCATACCCTCCCCTCCTTTGTCAGGGCATCAGAAAACCATGCATGGAATGCCCTCAAAGAACACCCTCTCAGAGCTGAGGCAGCCAACTTTAAATAATGTTACTTTATAGAGAGTTGTGACAGCAAGAAGCAAGTTTGAAAAGTAGGGTGGTCTGGAGAAAAGTACAGCTAGACTGGTGATCAAAGTAGAGAAGAGAGGCAAACATAAATTCAGCCTTCTTACCAGAGGTATGTCTTTATGcacgtgcgcacgcgcgcgcgcacacacacactctctctctctctctctctctctctctctctctaagatcaGATTCACCAAAAAGGTCCTAAAGAAATGTTTCAATAGTACATAGATTCTTCATAAAAGAGCCCTCTTAATggcaacaaaattttttttagagaaactataaaatatgagCCCACAAAATAGACTGTTTTTGGTTAAGTGTCTTCACCTCAAAGGAGGCATCTGAGAGCTTAGTTACCTTCATTTTCACGAGTTTCTGAAACGGTCAGGATTTCGTGatcctacttctctctctctccctctccctccctccatctctctctctctctctctctcacacacacacacacacacacacacacgcacgcgcacgcaGTAGAAAGGCATGTATGGATGAAGCTGACAGAAAGTCAAATGAACATttatgaggaagaaagaagatacagGAGAAAGACACAGCGACAACCATCCTAATGCCACTTTACTCCTTTCATTTGTCCTTACACTGCTACCTAGGAATTCTTATCACAATAAACACACTTCCCAAGATGTTTCATGTAGAGAAATGTAACACAGAATTAAACTGGGATTCTGATGAACTGAATCTTAGCACACCCAGGGGTGCCTCTTAGGATAATGGCACGTGTAAGGGACAGTCACACTCAGAGGTATATGTGGCATGGGAGCCCTCTTCTAAGTGCTCATGCCTATGTCCCGATAGAAACAGCACAGCACCTAGTCAACATTTGGTCTACcttaaatggaaaaaaggaaaagagaaaattcctCCTATTCTGCCCAATTGTTTGGTACGTACAAATAGCAGTATAAAGAATGCACACCCATTAAAGAGTATAAGTGATGGTAACGAAGAGAAAAATAGTCGGTGTCTATCGTTTCAACCTCCTAACAAAACTTTCTAACACATTTAATGATTACTACATACAGACCCAAATAAAAGCATGTAAACCCGCCCTCAAAAAATACATTGCAGTATACAAAGAAAACTTCTTTTAAACAGGGTAATATCAAATACTGTAAGTAAAGTGAACCACCTTTTGAGGGCAATAAAAAGTCAATGCTCTTTCTCATCAATCCCAAAGAGGTATACGTAATACTTCTGTCCATAGCTCTCCATATGAAGTTAACAGAGTATCTGAAACATAGCaggtaata includes:
- the LOC125932286 gene encoding LOW QUALITY PROTEIN: tyrosine-protein kinase Fer-like (The sequence of the model RefSeq protein was modified relative to this genomic sequence to represent the inferred CDS: inserted 1 base in 1 codon; deleted 2 bases in 1 codon), which codes for MAITRIRNEGLSHDDVTVGELLGKGTFADVYKGTLKDKTAVAIKTCKDDLSWELKLKFLQDAKILKQYNHPDIVKPIGVCTQIQPIYVIKELVPGGDFLSLLRKKDELKQLVKFSLDAASGWRISSKNCIHRDLAARNCLXGENNVLKISDFGMSRQEDGGVYSSSDLKQIPIKWTAPEALNYGRYRSESDAWSFGILLWETFSLGVCPYPGMTNQQAQEQVERRYWMSVSQQCPERIYKTMLKCWDYKLENHPKFSELQKELPSRRKSYSDETVPDSAFRTLSSGRVIFSSYYPCVYTTLPRTFS